The proteins below come from a single Aphanothece sacrum FPU1 genomic window:
- a CDS encoding ABC transporter permease: protein MTLSVKGSLAGSSFGRYLELLQILVERNLKGRYRGSLLGIYWSLLNPLIMTGLYAAIFGTAFATYFDNSILNYVLAAFTGLIVINFFSAATSQALSSVVGNGALLNKIQLPVTIFPVSMIVANIFQFVMGPLPLLAIVTLLNSKNPLNVLALLLPLIGLSLVCGGIGFLVAALYVFFRDLPYFYELVCFVLWISSPVFYPSEIIPPAVKPFLLFNPLIPIIESIRQISLSGDLPNLFLIGHSLLNGLIFLMLGWICFKAWQNQFMDLL, encoded by the coding sequence ATGACCTTATCGGTAAAAGGGAGTCTTGCAGGATCATCTTTCGGGAGATACCTGGAATTACTCCAAATTTTAGTAGAAAGAAACTTAAAAGGACGCTATCGCGGCTCATTGTTAGGGATATATTGGTCGCTACTTAATCCCTTAATTATGACGGGACTCTATGCAGCGATTTTCGGCACAGCCTTTGCTACTTACTTTGATAATTCCATCTTAAACTATGTCCTAGCTGCTTTTACCGGACTGATTGTCATTAACTTTTTTTCGGCCGCTACTAGCCAAGCTTTAAGCAGTGTGGTCGGTAATGGGGCATTACTCAATAAAATTCAACTTCCGGTAACGATTTTCCCAGTCTCAATGATTGTAGCGAATATCTTTCAGTTTGTGATGGGGCCCCTACCTTTGCTTGCCATCGTGACATTATTGAATTCAAAAAATCCCCTAAATGTCCTAGCTTTATTATTGCCTCTGATTGGTCTAAGTTTAGTCTGTGGGGGAATAGGATTTTTAGTAGCTGCTTTGTATGTATTCTTTCGGGATTTGCCCTATTTTTATGAGTTAGTGTGTTTTGTCCTCTGGATTAGTTCTCCTGTCTTTTATCCTTCAGAAATCATTCCACCGGCCGTTAAACCATTTTTACTATTCAATCCATTGATTCCTATTATTGAAAGTATTCGCCAGATTTCTTTATCCGGGGACTTACCCAATTTATTTTTAATTGGTCACTCCCTACTTAATGGACTGATTTTTTTAATGTTAGGCTGGATTTGTTTCAAAGCTTGGCAAAATCAATTTATGGACTTATTATAA
- a CDS encoding type II toxin-antitoxin system prevent-host-death family antitoxin produces MGKVNGTVNADELLDLVKKAEIEGERIIIEKEGKGQVAIINYADLQYLEALEDARDSELLRQAVAESNGEFYTLEEMLAEKGLTLEDIAREDYE; encoded by the coding sequence TTGGGCAAAGTCAACGGAACTGTTAACGCTGATGAGTTATTAGATTTAGTTAAAAAAGCTGAAATTGAAGGAGAAAGAATTATTATAGAAAAAGAAGGGAAAGGCCAAGTCGCTATTATTAATTATGCAGATTTACAATATTTAGAAGCTTTAGAAGATGCGAGAGATTCTGAGTTATTACGTCAAGCAGTAGCAGAAAGTAATGGAGAATTTTACACTCTTGAAGAAATGTTAGCAGAAAAAGGATTAACTTTAGAAGATATAGCAAGGGAAGACTATGAATAA
- the psaC gene encoding photosystem I iron-sulfur center protein PsaC has translation MSHKVNIYDTCIGCTQCVRACPLDVLEMVPWDGCKAAQIAASPRTEDCVGCKRCETACPTDFLSIRVYLGAETTRSMGLAY, from the coding sequence ATGTCACATAAAGTTAACATCTACGATACCTGTATTGGCTGTACCCAATGCGTTCGCGCTTGTCCCCTAGACGTTCTGGAAATGGTTCCCTGGGATGGCTGTAAAGCTGCTCAGATTGCTGCTTCCCCCCGGACAGAAGATTGTGTTGGTTGCAAACGATGCGAAACCGCTTGTCCTACTGACTTCTTGAGCATCCGTGTTTATCTAGGCGCAGAAACTACCCGTAGTATGGGTCTTGCTTACTAA
- a CDS encoding YciI family protein has product MTKLFAVVVATVPDYYQYKNDHPEHDLDQLSWFREQAQKGVLICCGPFFPHDGTGLWIIKAENAEAALEIVNTSPRVRDGMLAESARVVEWEVHIGRERLT; this is encoded by the coding sequence ATGACTAAACTTTTTGCTGTTGTTGTTGCCACTGTCCCAGACTATTATCAATACAAAAACGACCATCCTGAACATGATCTTGATCAACTTTCCTGGTTCCGTGAACAAGCCCAAAAAGGTGTTTTAATTTGCTGTGGCCCGTTTTTTCCTCATGATGGTACAGGACTATGGATAATAAAAGCGGAGAATGCTGAGGCTGCCCTCGAAATTGTCAATACAAGTCCTCGTGTTCGAGACGGTATGTTAGCAGAATCTGCTAGAGTTGTAGAATGGGAAGTACATATCGGACGGGAAAGATTGACTTAG
- a CDS encoding NAD-dependent epimerase/dehydratase family protein, producing MKILITGGAGYIGSILTPTLLAKGYEVTVLDSFMFGQNSLADCCQYDTFNVVRGDCRNESLVKELLKDADVIIPLAALVGAPLCSRDQIGTKTINYEAVKMLCDLASPEQRILMPVTNSGYGIGEAGKFCTEESPLRPISLYGTTKVDAEKAVLERENSITFRLATVFGMSPRMRVDLLVNDFVYRAFYDRAVVIFEGHFKRNYIHIRDVAKVFIHGIENFEAMKGKPYNVGLEDANLSKLELCAEIKKYLPSFVYLEAPIGEDPDKRDYIVSNARILKTGFEPEWPLGRGIRELIKGYTILRNTVYSNV from the coding sequence ATGAAAATACTAATCACTGGAGGGGCCGGTTACATTGGCTCTATTTTAACCCCAACTTTACTGGCAAAAGGCTACGAAGTAACTGTCTTAGATAGTTTTATGTTTGGCCAAAATAGTTTGGCTGATTGTTGTCAATACGATACTTTTAATGTGGTTCGTGGCGACTGTCGTAATGAATCTTTGGTCAAAGAATTACTCAAAGATGCTGATGTTATTATCCCATTAGCAGCATTAGTAGGTGCGCCTTTATGTAGTCGAGATCAAATTGGTACCAAAACTATTAACTATGAAGCGGTTAAAATGTTGTGTGATTTGGCGAGTCCAGAACAACGAATTTTAATGCCTGTGACTAATAGTGGTTATGGTATCGGTGAAGCGGGTAAATTTTGTACGGAGGAGTCTCCTTTACGTCCGATTTCTCTTTATGGTACGACAAAAGTTGATGCAGAAAAGGCAGTTTTAGAAAGAGAAAATAGTATCACTTTCCGACTGGCTACAGTCTTTGGAATGTCACCTCGGATGCGGGTTGATTTATTGGTTAATGATTTTGTTTACCGTGCTTTTTATGATCGGGCTGTAGTAATTTTTGAAGGGCATTTTAAACGCAATTATATCCATATTCGAGATGTGGCTAAGGTCTTTATTCATGGAATCGAAAATTTTGAAGCTATGAAGGGTAAACCTTACAATGTGGGCTTAGAAGATGCTAATTTATCTAAGTTAGAATTGTGTGCTGAAATTAAGAAATATTTACCCAGTTTTGTTTATTTAGAAGCACCTATTGGGGAAGATCCTGATAAACGGGATTATATTGTTTCTAATGCCCGTATTCTTAAGACAGGTTTTGAACCAGAATGGCCGTTAGGACGAGGTATTCGGGAATTAATAAAAGGTTACACTATTTTACGCAATACGGTGTATTCCAATGTTTAA
- a CDS encoding glycosyltransferase family 4 protein yields the protein MPGELFHLSAFFISLMVVWWSTPIINQIGHKTGFVDKPNPRKMHQRPMVRLGGVSIFAGTIIALLIVWVLGGFGLLPPNKEWEIWGVILGGIAFFLIGLTDDLFNLSPMSRLIVQTIVASAAWGVGVRIDFLSIPFADLVQIGWLSLPLTVIWLVGMANAVNWIDGLDGLAAGGCGISAVVMMVLTLFMEQPAAALIAAALAGGALGFLRYNFNPAQIFMGDGGAYFMGFTLAGVGVIGLVKTAAVTTVAVTAVLLPILVLAVPIVDMSAVIISRLTQGKSPFTADKRHLHHRLIEAGISHRLTVLFIYALTLWVGSLALGFSNIPSGWGFAIGATFLLGYVGWQAWRNIRKVRN from the coding sequence ATGCCAGGAGAACTGTTCCATCTTTCCGCCTTTTTCATTTCACTGATGGTTGTTTGGTGGAGTACCCCCATCATCAATCAAATTGGTCATAAAACGGGTTTTGTGGATAAACCTAATCCACGAAAAATGCACCAACGTCCAATGGTACGCTTAGGGGGAGTCTCTATTTTTGCCGGAACCATAATCGCCCTTCTCATCGTTTGGGTTTTGGGGGGCTTTGGTTTGCTTCCTCCCAATAAAGAATGGGAAATTTGGGGGGTTATTTTAGGGGGTATTGCCTTCTTCCTGATTGGATTAACCGATGATTTGTTTAATCTTAGCCCCATGTCTCGGTTAATTGTACAAACGATTGTAGCTAGTGCAGCTTGGGGTGTGGGAGTGCGTATTGATTTCCTCTCCATTCCTTTTGCGGATTTAGTCCAAATTGGTTGGTTAAGTCTCCCCCTAACCGTTATTTGGCTGGTAGGGATGGCCAATGCAGTTAACTGGATTGATGGTTTAGATGGCTTAGCGGCGGGTGGCTGTGGCATCTCTGCGGTAGTGATGATGGTTTTAACCTTATTTATGGAACAACCGGCCGCAGCTTTGATTGCAGCAGCTTTGGCCGGGGGGGCATTAGGGTTTCTACGGTACAATTTTAACCCGGCCCAGATTTTTATGGGGGATGGGGGGGCTTATTTTATGGGCTTTACTTTAGCAGGAGTTGGGGTCATTGGATTGGTAAAAACGGCTGCAGTGACGACAGTAGCGGTTACGGCGGTTCTTTTGCCTATTCTGGTATTAGCTGTTCCCATTGTGGATATGTCGGCTGTGATTATTTCTCGTCTGACTCAAGGTAAATCACCTTTTACTGCTGATAAACGTCATTTACATCATCGCTTGATTGAAGCAGGTATTTCTCATCGTCTGACGGTGTTATTTATTTATGCTTTAACTCTTTGGGTTGGTAGTTTAGCCTTAGGATTTTCTAATATTCCCAGTGGTTGGGGATTTGCCATCGGAGCGACTTTTCTTTTAGGATATGTTGGATGGCAAGCTTGGCGTAATATTCGCAAAGTGAGAAATTAA
- a CDS encoding glutamate ligase domain-containing protein: MNQSLDQFNPNYLVALDEIYHSNWVAKKKRQNIFFRQIINHLWPNGHPTKLIQITGTNGKGSVSYYLEQGLQITGKTSGSWTGPHIFDYAERFHINGQQVSHNDIILAYQNIQQSSDNFLSNYPSNLSLTFPEIGILMTLHLFEKYEVDWGIMEVGCGGRYTDLMALDMVACVLTNVGNDHPKTLGSELWQRALDKAGIARPGVPFFTSEMDAAKYYVMKTAEAQGAKVLTIEEKEVEEVEKIIGITPQFKLRNLTLACQVIRYFYPELNLKDLLESMKKNLPGRFANIAPNVIVDVAHNSDKIARLADQLSYTFPGKKFTFLIGLTRERNIREVFAPILPLAKRIVITGASYAGQNPELLAQQLHLDFANIEVELEPKKAYEQELKILQEGEILILTGSAYMIDQAINPNPYLRHLNATYGWRNQK, from the coding sequence ATGAATCAATCTCTAGACCAATTTAATCCTAATTATTTAGTAGCTTTAGATGAAATTTATCATAGTAATTGGGTAGCCAAGAAAAAAAGACAAAACATTTTTTTTCGTCAAATTATTAATCATCTTTGGCCCAATGGTCATCCAACAAAATTAATACAAATTACAGGAACAAATGGTAAAGGTTCAGTCTCTTATTATCTAGAACAAGGATTACAAATAACAGGTAAAACCAGTGGTTCTTGGACAGGTCCTCATATTTTTGATTATGCAGAACGTTTTCATATTAATGGTCAACAAGTAAGTCATAATGATATTATTTTAGCCTATCAAAATATTCAACAATCTTCTGATAACTTTTTAAGTAATTACCCTAGTAATTTGTCTTTAACTTTTCCTGAAATTGGCATTTTAATGACCTTACATTTATTTGAAAAATATGAAGTAGATTGGGGTATTATGGAAGTAGGTTGTGGCGGTCGTTATACAGATTTAATGGCTCTAGATATGGTAGCTTGTGTTCTTACAAATGTCGGTAATGATCATCCGAAAACTTTGGGAAGTGAACTATGGCAAAGGGCTTTAGATAAAGCAGGAATTGCTCGTCCAGGTGTACCTTTTTTTACCTCAGAAATGGATGCTGCTAAATATTATGTCATGAAAACTGCCGAAGCACAAGGCGCAAAAGTTTTGACAATTGAAGAAAAAGAAGTAGAGGAAGTTGAAAAAATTATCGGTATTACTCCTCAATTTAAGTTACGGAATCTGACCCTAGCTTGTCAAGTAATTCGTTATTTTTATCCTGAGTTGAATTTAAAAGATTTACTCGAATCTATGAAAAAAAATTTACCAGGACGTTTCGCTAATATTGCACCTAATGTGATAGTAGATGTGGCTCATAATTCTGACAAAATTGCTCGTTTAGCTGACCAATTAAGTTATACTTTTCCTGGTAAAAAATTCACCTTTTTAATTGGTCTAACCCGTGAACGCAACATAAGAGAAGTATTTGCTCCTATTCTACCATTAGCTAAGCGTATTGTAATTACTGGGGCTTCTTATGCAGGTCAAAATCCCGAATTATTAGCCCAACAATTACACCTTGATTTTGCTAATATTGAGGTAGAACTTGAACCTAAAAAAGCTTATGAACAGGAATTAAAAATTTTACAAGAAGGAGAAATATTAATATTAACTGGATCAGCTTATATGATTGACCAAGCTATTAATCCTAATCCTTATTTACGTCATCTTAATGCTACTTATGGTTGGCGTAATCAAAAATAA
- the rpsN gene encoding 30S ribosomal protein S14, translating into MAKRSMIEREKKRSRLVDKYAEKRATLKEEFRVAEDYEDKMNLQRQLQQLPRNSSPNRRRNRCWVTGRSRGYYRDFGLSRNVLREWAHQGLLPGVVKSSW; encoded by the coding sequence ATGGCTAAAAGATCCATGATTGAGCGCGAAAAAAAGCGCAGTCGTCTAGTAGATAAGTATGCAGAGAAACGCGCGACCCTTAAAGAAGAATTTCGCGTAGCCGAAGACTATGAAGATAAAATGAACTTACAGCGTCAACTTCAGCAACTCCCCCGTAATAGTTCCCCTAACCGTCGTCGTAACCGATGCTGGGTCACAGGACGTTCTAGAGGATATTATCGGGATTTTGGCTTATCTCGTAACGTACTGCGCGAATGGGCCCACCAAGGACTTTTACCCGGTGTAGTTAAATCTAGTTGGTAA
- a CDS encoding ParA family protein produces MAKEKDSLTSSSPKTTVLAVVNGKGGVGKTTTAINLAAILGEKQAVLLVDADPQGSATWWAERNQAGMNFDLTEETDPKFLGKLRQINEYALIVVDTPPALRSEALQAVITCADYLVLPTPPAAMDLTALIETVRTAVMPLKTPHRVLLTKVDARSLKETLEAQNTLLELGIPACHAFVRQYKAHERAVLEGVPITEWRGKNSKEAQADYRRVTEELQRDWGKL; encoded by the coding sequence ATGGCTAAGGAAAAAGATTCCTTAACATCATCTTCGCCAAAAACAACGGTCTTAGCTGTTGTCAATGGCAAAGGGGGCGTAGGTAAAACAACGACTGCGATTAATTTAGCGGCTATTTTAGGGGAAAAACAAGCGGTTTTATTGGTTGACGCTGATCCCCAAGGTTCGGCCACTTGGTGGGCCGAACGAAACCAAGCGGGGATGAATTTTGATTTGACTGAGGAAACTGATCCGAAATTCTTAGGTAAACTTCGTCAAATTAACGAATATGCTCTAATTGTCGTGGATACACCCCCTGCATTGCGTTCAGAAGCTCTGCAAGCGGTTATTACTTGCGCTGACTATCTGGTATTGCCTACACCACCGGCCGCGATGGATTTAACGGCACTCATTGAAACGGTACGCACCGCCGTTATGCCCCTTAAAACTCCTCATCGGGTACTATTGACCAAGGTAGATGCTCGCAGTTTAAAGGAAACCTTGGAGGCGCAAAATACCCTGTTAGAGTTGGGAATTCCGGCTTGTCATGCCTTTGTACGTCAATATAAGGCTCATGAACGGGCTGTTTTAGAAGGGGTTCCTATTACGGAATGGCGGGGGAAAAATTCTAAGGAAGCTCAAGCAGATTATCGTCGTGTTACAGAAGAACTACAAAGAGATTGGGGGAAATTATGA
- a CDS encoding DNA adenine methylase: MVHIIISPVLKWAGGKTQLLPEINPKYPKKLHTGEIKTYIEPFLGGGAVFFDIYSRFPIKKAYLFDKNIELIILYKVIQNDVNSLINKLSILEENYLSLTPDNRNTFYYQSRDIYNEFDKKIDTNTYDKDWLERAAFTVFLNRTCFNGLYRVNSKGHFNVPMGSYKNPKILNEGNLRAVNQAFKIAEIQHKDFSEALKYADESTFIYYDPPYRPISKTASFNAYSSSDFDDNEQRRLRDVFVTASNQGALQMLSNSDPTNYVDDTFFDKLYQEFNITRISASRMINSKGNSRGLIREILVFNY, from the coding sequence ATGGTACACATAATAATATCTCCAGTTTTGAAATGGGCAGGAGGAAAAACCCAGTTATTACCCGAAATTAACCCAAAATATCCTAAAAAACTGCACACCGGAGAAATAAAGACCTATATAGAGCCTTTTTTGGGTGGGGGAGCCGTATTTTTTGATATTTACTCTCGTTTTCCGATTAAAAAAGCTTATCTTTTTGACAAAAATATAGAATTAATTATTCTTTATAAAGTTATTCAAAATGATGTTAATTCTCTTATTAATAAATTATCTATTTTAGAAGAAAATTATCTGAGTTTAACCCCTGATAACCGAAACACTTTTTATTATCAATCTAGAGATATTTACAATGAGTTTGATAAAAAAATTGATACTAATACTTATGATAAAGATTGGCTAGAAAGGGCCGCTTTTACTGTTTTTCTCAATAGAACTTGTTTCAATGGTTTATATCGGGTTAATAGTAAGGGGCATTTTAATGTTCCGATGGGTAGTTATAAAAATCCTAAAATACTCAATGAGGGAAATCTTAGGGCTGTTAATCAAGCATTTAAAATTGCTGAAATTCAACACAAAGATTTTTCTGAAGCTCTAAAATATGCGGATGAATCTACATTTATTTATTATGATCCGCCCTATCGTCCTATTAGTAAAACCGCTAGTTTTAATGCTTATAGTTCATCAGATTTTGATGATAATGAACAAAGACGGTTAAGAGATGTTTTTGTGACAGCATCAAATCAGGGAGCGTTACAAATGCTAAGTAATTCTGATCCGACAAATTATGTTGATGATACTTTTTTTGATAAATTATATCAGGAGTTTAATATAACTCGTATTTCTGCTTCAAGGATGATTAATTCTAAAGGTAATAGTCGCGGTTTAATTAGAGAAATATTGGTTTTTAATTATTAA
- a CDS encoding type II toxin-antitoxin system RelE family toxin, with amino-acid sequence MNKTYFLQIDKVAIKALDNLLLKIYKQVTMKLFLLQKNSFPQDCKKLQGYERGYRVDQGEYRILYMVEDDKIRVFKIGKRNDDEVYRNL; translated from the coding sequence ATGAATAAAACCTATTTTCTGCAAATAGATAAAGTCGCAATTAAAGCATTGGATAACTTGCTTTTGAAAATATATAAACAAGTGACAATGAAACTATTTTTATTGCAAAAAAATAGTTTTCCTCAAGATTGTAAAAAACTACAAGGATATGAAAGAGGTTATAGAGTTGATCAAGGTGAATATAGAATTTTATACATGGTTGAGGATGATAAAATTAGAGTGTTTAAAATCGGTAAACGTAATGATGATGAAGTTTACCGTAATTTATAA
- a CDS encoding ABC transporter ATP-binding protein, translated as MTELIRLDQVSLWRRTQEEFSYDLKKTVLSFLEGKYRQPSRKLILDQINLTVKTGEKVGIIGANGSGKSTLLKVIAGILQPSSGQVRVKGEIAPLIELGAGFDGELSVTDNIILYGVMLGFSRQEMKERVASILDFADLEEYAFAPVKALSSGMGARLGFAIATDVEPDILILDEVLSVGDESFKNKCQKRMDKLWGHNTTILVVSHGLEYIRQSCDRAIWLNRGKIRFAGSTDEAIHHYLTAVQQDLDVGLHTH; from the coding sequence ATGACGGAACTAATTAGACTCGATCAAGTTTCTCTATGGCGCAGAACCCAAGAAGAGTTTTCTTATGACCTCAAGAAAACTGTTTTGTCCTTTTTGGAAGGAAAATATCGCCAACCATCGAGAAAATTAATTCTCGACCAGATCAATTTAACCGTTAAAACGGGAGAAAAAGTCGGGATTATCGGGGCTAATGGTTCCGGAAAATCCACTTTACTCAAAGTGATCGCGGGAATTTTACAACCTTCTTCTGGCCAAGTAAGAGTTAAGGGAGAAATCGCTCCTCTAATCGAATTAGGGGCCGGATTTGATGGAGAATTATCTGTTACTGATAATATCATTCTTTATGGAGTGATGTTAGGCTTTTCTCGTCAAGAAATGAAGGAAAGAGTAGCTTCTATTTTGGATTTCGCTGATTTAGAAGAATACGCTTTTGCACCTGTTAAAGCACTTTCATCAGGTATGGGGGCCCGTTTGGGATTTGCGATCGCCACTGATGTTGAACCCGATATCTTAATTCTTGATGAAGTCTTATCAGTAGGAGATGAAAGCTTTAAAAATAAATGTCAAAAACGGATGGATAAATTATGGGGTCACAATACAACAATTTTGGTGGTTTCTCATGGTTTAGAATATATTCGACAATCTTGCGATCGCGCTATTTGGCTAAATCGCGGTAAAATTCGTTTTGCTGGCAGTACCGATGAAGCTATTCATCATTATCTAACAGCTGTTCAACAAGATCTAGATGTAGGATTACACACTCATTAA
- a CDS encoding DUF4114 domain-containing protein: protein MNGLFKKIGLVSLVSTSLIVIGAESSWAAIVNNRPLGANDFNSSSLQTIMNGINSGINVKTDQSSVALWNVTKSKNSAATMIIELAGLARVNTFGLYDPTNKSLIQIFEGDDVGNATRKESATIAFTRVKNQYIVTITEVQKNKNDDKDGLVTTGTLNSNFFGFYLMNPQGIFYTEDSANQNGKPQTIVFDGNGNTLNLKGAEINDTTFDKGDDFILAFEDIPFDRSDKDFNDMVLKVGGIGAVTPEDTQTIPEPLTILGTFGAAGFGAFFKRKLAKK, encoded by the coding sequence ATGAATGGATTGTTTAAAAAAATAGGATTAGTTAGTTTAGTTAGTACAAGTTTAATTGTAATTGGAGCAGAAAGTTCTTGGGCTGCCATTGTCAACAACCGTCCCCTTGGTGCTAATGATTTCAACTCTAGTTCTCTCCAGACTATTATGAATGGGATTAACTCTGGCATTAATGTTAAAACTGATCAATCATCAGTGGCTTTGTGGAATGTGACAAAATCTAAAAACTCTGCTGCAACGATGATTATCGAGCTTGCTGGATTAGCTCGTGTTAACACCTTTGGACTCTACGATCCTACTAATAAAAGCTTAATTCAAATCTTTGAAGGAGACGATGTAGGAAATGCCACACGAAAGGAATCTGCCACAATTGCTTTTACCAGAGTTAAGAATCAGTACATTGTGACCATTACTGAAGTCCAAAAGAATAAAAATGATGATAAAGATGGATTAGTAACAACGGGTACTCTCAATTCTAATTTCTTTGGTTTTTATCTGATGAACCCCCAAGGGATTTTCTACACTGAAGATTCAGCCAATCAAAACGGTAAACCTCAAACCATTGTTTTTGATGGAAATGGAAACACCCTAAACTTAAAAGGGGCTGAAATTAATGATACAACCTTCGATAAAGGCGATGACTTTATCCTCGCTTTTGAAGACATTCCCTTCGACAGAAGTGACAAAGACTTCAACGATATGGTTCTTAAAGTTGGTGGTATTGGAGCAGTGACCCCTGAGGATACTCAGACTATTCCTGAACCCCTCACCATACTCGGTACATTTGGGGCGGCTGGTTTTGGAGCTTTCTTCAAACGAAAACTAGCTAAAAAATAA
- a CDS encoding sensor histidine kinase translates to MFQTTRRRLAIWYTSVTAILLLLFATVVFFYVRSTLVERIDDTLKHVVEVVNRSLVIESVSLEEGRYNVNVEASFRDNREAVEDDHIEIEWFNSQGELLWSTFTATPKINVNPYRRAETVYLADNRVLRQVTQRVNIDHYILGYLRVSHPWFEVTKPIRQLTIDLILGGLFTIIIVGCIGWFLSGLAIKPIRDSYQSLKQFTADASHELRNPIATIQTNVQMALAYPEADPQLQQRQLKVVERLTKRLGNLVNDLLFLARSDSGIIQTNYQPVPLDALLIEVIEEQRTLAEQKEIFLSLHILDPEPKLLDPSQDNFTLQGDWDQLARLFTNLISNALEHSFIDEDLIKKKAKIPSIEVELKKIKRDRFTHLQVKIKDNGKGVSETVLTHLFDRFYRIDTSRMYKKSGGTGLGLSIAKAIVENHHGQIKVESILGKETTFTVSLPL, encoded by the coding sequence ATGTTCCAAACTACGCGCCGTCGTTTAGCTATTTGGTATACTAGCGTTACTGCTATCTTATTATTATTATTTGCAACGGTTGTTTTTTTCTATGTTCGGAGTACCTTAGTAGAAAGAATTGATGATACTCTTAAGCACGTTGTTGAAGTAGTTAATCGTTCCTTAGTTATTGAATCAGTTTCTTTGGAAGAAGGACGATATAACGTTAATGTTGAAGCAAGTTTTAGGGATAATAGAGAAGCAGTAGAAGACGATCACATTGAGATAGAATGGTTTAATTCTCAAGGTGAATTATTATGGTCTACTTTTACTGCAACCCCTAAGATTAATGTTAACCCTTATCGACGGGCCGAAACTGTTTATCTTGCAGATAATCGTGTTCTTAGACAAGTCACACAACGAGTTAATATAGATCATTATATTTTAGGTTATTTAAGAGTCAGTCATCCTTGGTTTGAAGTGACAAAACCTATTCGTCAATTAACCATTGATTTAATATTAGGAGGATTGTTTACTATTATTATTGTTGGATGTATTGGCTGGTTTTTATCAGGTTTAGCCATTAAACCTATTCGAGATTCTTATCAAAGTTTAAAGCAATTTACGGCTGATGCTTCCCACGAATTAAGAAATCCTATTGCCACTATTCAAACTAATGTACAAATGGCTTTAGCTTATCCAGAAGCCGATCCACAATTGCAACAAAGACAGTTAAAAGTAGTAGAAAGATTGACAAAACGCTTAGGAAATTTAGTCAATGATTTATTATTTTTAGCTCGTTCTGATAGTGGAATTATACAAACTAATTATCAACCTGTTCCTTTAGATGCGTTATTAATTGAAGTCATAGAAGAACAAAGAACTCTAGCAGAACAAAAAGAAATTTTTCTCTCTTTACACATTCTTGATCCTGAGCCAAAATTATTAGACCCATCTCAAGATAATTTTACCTTACAAGGAGATTGGGATCAATTAGCTCGTTTATTCACTAATTTAATTAGCAATGCTTTAGAACATAGTTTTATAGATGAAGATTTAATTAAAAAAAAAGCAAAGATACCGTCAATTGAAGTAGAATTAAAAAAAATTAAACGAGATCGCTTTACTCACTTACAAGTTAAAATAAAAGATAATGGTAAAGGAGTATCTGAAACAGTATTAACTCATTTATTTGATCGATTTTATCGAATCGATACGTCTCGAATGTATAAAAAATCAGGAGGAACAGGATTAGGATTATCCATTGCTAAAGCTATCGTTGAAAATCATCACGGACAAATTAAAGTAGAAAGTATCCTAGGAAAAGAAACAACTTTTACCGTTAGTTTACCTTTGTAA